A region from the Leptospira neocaledonica genome encodes:
- a CDS encoding c-type cytochrome, with protein sequence MKTRAILISLFVSILSLTFLLNCGDKEKPKEEAAPVASAATLSPEVEEGKKLFLENGCNACHGDSGAGDGAAAASLNPKPRNYKAPANEWKNGPTEAGVLKTLNNGIPSNPVMTSYKFLGDEKLKKIAKYVIYLNQN encoded by the coding sequence ATGAAAACTCGGGCAATCCTGATTTCCCTTTTTGTTTCCATTCTCTCCCTCACCTTTCTATTGAACTGCGGAGATAAAGAAAAACCGAAAGAAGAAGCTGCACCTGTAGCAAGCGCAGCAACTTTAAGTCCGGAAGTAGAAGAAGGTAAGAAACTTTTTCTTGAAAACGGCTGTAACGCATGTCACGGAGATAGTGGTGCTGGAGACGGAGCGGCTGCGGCTAGCTTGAATCCAAAACCTAGAAATTACAAAGCACCTGCAAACGAGTGGAAAAATGGTCCTACGGAAGCAGGGGTTTTGAAAACTTTGAATAACGGAATTCCAAGCAATCCTGTGATGACTTCCTACAAGTTCTTAGGCGACGAAAAACTTAAAAAAATTGCTAAGTACGTAATCTACTTAAACCAAAATTAA
- a CDS encoding flagellar FlbD family protein, with protein MITLHRLKGNEFVLNASHIECIEANPDTTITLSNDRKYVVQESIPEVIEKILEFKKRVLVFPLGSAPDQFKRAD; from the coding sequence TTGATTACTTTGCATCGATTAAAAGGAAATGAATTCGTTCTAAACGCCTCTCATATAGAATGTATCGAAGCCAATCCGGATACTACGATCACTTTGTCTAATGATAGAAAATATGTGGTCCAAGAAAGTATACCCGAAGTGATCGAAAAAATTTTGGAGTTCAAAAAACGAGTGCTGGTGTTTCCTTTGGGTTCCGCGCCGGATCAATTTAAGAGGGCAGATTAA
- a CDS encoding flagellar basal body-associated FliL family protein: protein MGDPEIDEEEGGLPAADAGAGSSPLIKWLIYIAGAVFGIIIVVLVSMFVAKQAATSTFREMKNVALVKPPPPLMTFQFQEEFRINTADKGETHFVKMKLSFGVARDDAKITAELAERIAQMRDLVNLIIGRKTKDDLIDVEDQLDLREEIKAQINHILSDGKIQEVYFTEFIVN from the coding sequence ATGGGCGATCCCGAAATAGACGAGGAAGAAGGCGGTTTACCCGCGGCGGATGCCGGCGCCGGCTCGTCTCCGCTCATCAAATGGCTGATCTATATTGCCGGTGCTGTATTCGGAATTATCATAGTTGTACTTGTTTCCATGTTTGTTGCGAAACAAGCGGCGACTAGCACTTTCCGCGAAATGAAAAACGTAGCTTTGGTAAAACCTCCTCCGCCACTCATGACCTTTCAATTCCAGGAAGAGTTCAGGATTAATACTGCGGATAAAGGTGAGACTCACTTCGTGAAGATGAAATTATCTTTCGGAGTGGCAAGAGACGACGCTAAGATCACTGCGGAACTTGCGGAAAGGATCGCTCAGATGAGAGACTTGGTAAACCTAATTATAGGAAGAAAGACCAAGGACGATCTAATCGATGTAGAAGATCAATTGGATTTGAGAGAAGAAATTAAGGCTCAGATCAATCATATCCTCTCCGACGGAAAGATCCAAGAAGTTTACTTCACAGAATTTATCGTCAACTAA
- a CDS encoding glycosyltransferase produces MKVAVIHDWLNGMRGGEIVLDSILKVFPDADLFTLFYEKGKLNERIENRKIITAFTDKLPFKSKYRWYLPIFPTAIESLDLRGYDLIVSSSHCVAKGVIPDPDAIHISYVHSPMRYVWDLYYDYFPARSGLKFFAFQLVSNYLRNWDSVSSNRVDSFLCNSEFVARRIQKFYRRDSKVVYPPCLPKGFKVQAGKKENFDLIVSAFAPYKRIDLAIEAYRKNGRPLKILGSGQEYKKLVKDLPPNVEILPHRPRNEVQEYMAKAKTFIFPGMEDFGIAPVEAQGYCTPVLAYGKGGALETVVSGKTGLFFKEQTVEALNSALAESDRKEWKSKDFQASVNRFTEEKFIIQIQKAVETINKNSGKRRGV; encoded by the coding sequence ATGAAAGTCGCAGTGATTCATGATTGGCTGAATGGAATGAGGGGAGGAGAGATCGTACTCGATTCCATCCTAAAAGTATTTCCGGATGCAGATCTATTTACCCTTTTTTATGAAAAAGGAAAGTTAAACGAAAGAATAGAAAATAGAAAGATCATAACTGCGTTCACAGATAAACTTCCTTTCAAATCCAAATACCGCTGGTATCTTCCGATATTCCCGACTGCGATCGAGTCCTTGGATCTAAGAGGATATGATCTGATCGTATCTTCTTCTCATTGTGTTGCAAAAGGTGTGATCCCTGATCCGGATGCGATCCATATCAGTTATGTACATTCTCCTATGAGATATGTTTGGGATCTGTATTATGATTATTTTCCTGCGAGAAGCGGTTTGAAGTTTTTCGCATTCCAGCTTGTTTCTAATTATCTTCGTAACTGGGATTCGGTTTCTTCCAACAGAGTGGATTCTTTCTTATGTAACTCGGAGTTTGTTGCAAGAAGGATCCAAAAATTTTATAGAAGGGATTCCAAAGTAGTATATCCTCCTTGTCTGCCTAAAGGGTTCAAGGTCCAAGCGGGGAAGAAGGAAAACTTCGATCTGATCGTTTCCGCATTCGCTCCTTATAAGCGGATCGACTTGGCGATAGAAGCGTATAGAAAGAATGGAAGGCCTCTTAAAATTTTAGGAAGCGGCCAAGAATATAAGAAACTTGTAAAAGATCTTCCGCCTAATGTGGAGATCTTACCTCATAGGCCAAGAAATGAAGTGCAAGAGTATATGGCCAAGGCAAAGACATTCATTTTTCCCGGAATGGAAGATTTCGGGATCGCACCTGTCGAGGCCCAAGGGTATTGTACACCTGTTCTGGCATATGGAAAGGGTGGGGCCCTGGAAACTGTGGTCTCTGGAAAGACCGGGCTCTTCTTCAAAGAGCAAACAGTAGAGGCATTGAACTCCGCCCTAGCGGAATCCGATCGAAAAGAATGGAAATCTAAGGACTTTCAGGCCTCGGTAAACCGTTTTACAGAGGAAAAATTCATCATCCAAATCCAAAAGGCGGTCGAGACTATAAACAAGAACTCTGGAAAAAGGAGGGGCGTTTGA
- a CDS encoding motility protein A has protein sequence MDIATIIGFGSAVVVFAFGILSAGLNPIDIVDVPSVLITFGGATACTVMAVPWQNTLELGKVTRKAFREEKSDLIGLIKTLVSFSEKARREGLLALEDDVNELPEEFLRKGITLVVDGTDPELVRNIMETEMSNIASRHGAGKAWWENWGALAPAFGMIGTLIGLVQMLKNLGSGDASAIGTGMAAALITTLYGSMGANMIAIPIMKKLMRKSEDELLVRQIMIEGTLSIQSGDNPRIVKDKLASYLPPGERGVLKDEND, from the coding sequence ATGGATATAGCAACAATCATAGGCTTCGGCTCTGCAGTCGTAGTATTCGCTTTCGGGATCCTTTCCGCCGGTCTGAATCCGATCGATATCGTGGACGTACCTTCCGTATTGATCACATTCGGAGGAGCTACTGCTTGTACTGTGATGGCGGTCCCTTGGCAGAATACCTTGGAATTAGGCAAGGTAACTCGTAAGGCTTTTAGAGAAGAAAAAAGTGACCTCATCGGACTTATTAAAACATTAGTTTCCTTCTCCGAGAAAGCAAGGAGAGAAGGTCTACTCGCGTTAGAAGACGACGTGAACGAACTTCCGGAAGAATTTTTAAGAAAGGGAATTACCCTGGTTGTGGACGGAACCGACCCGGAGCTTGTTCGGAATATTATGGAAACCGAAATGAGCAATATTGCTTCTAGACACGGTGCCGGAAAAGCTTGGTGGGAAAACTGGGGAGCACTTGCTCCTGCATTCGGAATGATCGGAACTCTAATCGGACTGGTTCAGATGTTAAAGAACCTTGGATCCGGAGACGCGAGTGCGATCGGAACAGGAATGGCGGCCGCGTTGATTACCACATTGTACGGATCTATGGGAGCAAACATGATTGCGATCCCGATCATGAAAAAACTCATGCGTAAATCCGAAGACGAACTATTGGTAAGACAGATCATGATCGAAGGTACACTTTCCATTCAATCTGGAGACAACCCTCGTATCGTGAAGGACAAGCTCGCAAGTTATCTGCCACCTGGCGAACGCGGCGTATTAAAAGACGAAAACGATTAA
- the motB gene encoding flagellar motor protein MotB yields the protein MAKQKCPECIQNIPEYMLTYGDMVTLLLCFFIMLYRTGKTNAIEMQIILSAFKTTTGFFDGGQTLSKGKLEEMGMNIESLPSMTTGKALSKSKKTATELFKPEIEAGKVRVTEDERGLVISLVGADYFNPGSAILQEPIKGTLKKASGLIKGLERFVRVEGHCDADAVLPGANPNREERTYLNNWDLAGARAINSTDYIVGVGKLDPSWFQAVSFGSYRPLVVENLGTPEAKAFNRRIDIVILTEKSTKRSEYESNFGLPKSRVPGSESSTESGL from the coding sequence ATGGCAAAACAGAAATGTCCAGAGTGTATCCAGAATATTCCAGAGTACATGCTTACTTATGGAGACATGGTTACACTTCTTCTTTGCTTCTTCATTATGTTATACCGTACAGGTAAAACGAATGCGATAGAAATGCAGATCATTCTATCCGCGTTTAAAACCACTACAGGATTTTTTGACGGCGGCCAAACTCTTTCCAAAGGAAAATTGGAAGAGATGGGAATGAATATAGAAAGTCTTCCTTCTATGACTACAGGAAAGGCACTTTCTAAATCCAAAAAAACCGCTACAGAATTATTCAAACCTGAGATAGAAGCAGGAAAAGTGCGAGTAACGGAAGACGAAAGAGGTCTTGTAATCAGCTTAGTGGGAGCCGATTATTTTAATCCTGGCTCCGCAATTTTACAGGAACCGATCAAGGGCACATTAAAAAAGGCTAGCGGACTTATAAAAGGATTGGAAAGATTCGTAAGGGTAGAAGGTCACTGCGATGCCGATGCAGTACTTCCCGGCGCCAATCCAAACAGGGAAGAAAGAACTTATTTGAATAACTGGGACCTAGCAGGAGCAAGAGCGATCAACTCTACGGATTATATCGTTGGAGTCGGAAAGTTAGATCCTAGTTGGTTCCAAGCGGTGAGTTTTGGATCCTATAGACCTTTGGTTGTGGAGAACTTAGGAACTCCGGAAGCAAAAGCATTCAATAGAAGAATTGATATCGTAATTTTAACGGAAAAATCCACCAAACGAAGCGAATACGAATCCAACTTCGGCTTACCTAAGAGCCGAGTTCCAGGATCCGAATCTTCCACCGAAAGTGGATTATAG
- a CDS encoding MlaD family protein, which translates to MKFPIPSPIHLGFVFFCAFFVLLYQSVIERSGSQEDYPYTLKIYYPKSQGIRPGTPVSILGLERGIVRDVDVVGIEEVPDKRFLDKNRTKAVEITIRLAEPITLYSNYDISFRTATVLSGRTIDINPGNAEGDSKQTFFKPTYKEEEDFRPDFAPSARYYDDFFAASTGVIRENKEDINLLFGNLEEISYKLKSSNGSIPRFINDSDAYDNLAETLTDMRILGDDARRYVEGYRKIERSAPIPFSINLYRRTTIIGGISSDFYLNKL; encoded by the coding sequence ATGAAATTTCCGATCCCTTCTCCCATTCATCTAGGTTTCGTTTTCTTTTGTGCTTTTTTTGTACTCTTATACCAATCCGTGATCGAAAGATCCGGTTCCCAAGAAGATTATCCTTATACTTTAAAAATTTATTATCCAAAGTCCCAAGGTATTCGCCCAGGAACTCCAGTTAGTATTTTAGGATTGGAGAGAGGGATTGTACGAGATGTGGACGTGGTTGGAATTGAAGAAGTTCCCGACAAAAGATTTTTGGATAAGAACAGGACCAAGGCTGTAGAGATCACGATCCGACTAGCGGAACCTATTACATTGTATTCAAACTATGATATCAGTTTTAGGACCGCTACAGTTCTTTCCGGACGTACGATAGACATCAATCCAGGAAACGCGGAAGGAGATTCCAAGCAGACCTTCTTCAAGCCTACTTATAAAGAAGAAGAGGATTTTCGTCCTGACTTTGCTCCTTCTGCCAGATACTATGACGACTTTTTTGCGGCCTCCACGGGTGTGATCCGGGAGAATAAAGAAGACATCAATTTATTGTTCGGAAATTTGGAAGAGATCTCTTATAAACTCAAGAGTAGTAACGGTTCAATTCCGAGATTTATTAATGATTCGGATGCTTACGATAATTTGGCTGAGACATTGACCGATATGAGAATTTTGGGAGACGACGCTCGAAGATATGTTGAAGGATATCGCAAGATAGAAAGAAGCGCTCCTATCCCTTTCTCCATCAATCTATATCGTAGGACCACTATTATCGGTGGTATTTCCAGCGATTTCTATTTGAACAAACTATAA
- a CDS encoding STAS domain-containing protein: MSDEFKINVDLEPNVPVIHISGEITSEADDEILGKYQSIPEQRRTRVILNFHGTSYINSAGLATLISLITKASESSSKIEFAGLNDHFRKVMDIVGLTDFVLIHNTLQEALS; this comes from the coding sequence ATGTCTGACGAATTCAAAATAAACGTGGATCTTGAACCGAATGTTCCGGTGATCCATATCTCTGGAGAAATTACCTCCGAAGCGGATGACGAAATTTTAGGGAAATACCAATCCATTCCCGAACAACGAAGAACCAGGGTCATTTTGAATTTCCACGGAACGTCTTACATCAATTCGGCGGGGCTTGCTACATTGATCAGTTTGATTACCAAAGCAAGTGAATCTTCTTCCAAAATTGAATTTGCGGGTCTAAACGATCATTTCAGAAAAGTAATGGATATCGTTGGTCTTACGGATTTCGTCTTAATCCATAACACTCTGCAAGAAGCTCTCAGTTAA
- the kdsB gene encoding 3-deoxy-manno-octulosonate cytidylyltransferase — protein sequence MTKPKILGVIPARYGSSRFPGKPLAMIGNLPMIAWTYKNSLKSSLLHEVVVATDDERILKIVSDNGGKAVMTSPDHPSGTDRIREVALKYPDSGIIINIQGDEPGIESELIDGVAKLKLERPDWAMSTAAVRLEEKEISDPNRVKVVLDKNGKALYFSRSAIPSQFKKTVPAYRHLGIYGYDRDFLLGYPDLPPSVLEESESLEQLRAMEAGHSIGVFIASRAALSVDTPEDLELVVEDFKKKGLIP from the coding sequence ATGACAAAACCGAAAATCCTAGGGGTCATACCCGCAAGATACGGAAGTTCCCGATTTCCTGGCAAACCATTGGCCATGATCGGGAATCTTCCTATGATCGCCTGGACATATAAGAATTCTCTAAAGTCCTCTCTACTCCACGAAGTGGTCGTTGCTACCGACGACGAAAGGATCCTAAAAATCGTTTCAGATAACGGTGGTAAGGCGGTAATGACTTCTCCGGATCATCCTTCCGGAACGGATAGGATCCGAGAAGTTGCACTCAAATATCCTGACTCTGGAATTATAATCAATATCCAAGGTGACGAACCTGGAATAGAATCCGAGCTCATTGACGGAGTGGCAAAACTCAAACTGGAAAGACCGGATTGGGCGATGAGCACCGCTGCAGTTCGATTGGAAGAAAAAGAAATTTCAGATCCTAACAGGGTCAAAGTGGTCTTGGACAAAAACGGAAAGGCACTCTACTTCTCCCGTTCCGCCATCCCTAGCCAATTCAAAAAAACGGTCCCAGCTTATAGACATCTGGGGATCTACGGATACGATCGAGACTTCTTACTTGGATATCCTGATCTTCCCCCAAGCGTGTTAGAAGAATCAGAGTCTCTCGAACAATTGAGGGCAATGGAAGCCGGACATTCGATTGGAGTATTTATAGCAAGTCGCGCGGCACTGAGTGTGGATACACCCGAAGATCTGGAATTAGTTGTGGAAGATTTTAAGAAGAAGGGACTAATCCCTTAA